From the Kwoniella pini CBS 10737 chromosome 8, complete sequence genome, one window contains:
- a CDS encoding polyadenylate-binding protein, cytoplasmic and nuclear yields MSSDATSPAPAAAKPAAPAAGTPNSEAPAAAAPAQQQPSASASLYVGELDSSVTEAMLFEIFNMIGPVASIRVCRDAVTRRSLGYAYVNYLNAADGERALEHLNYSLIKNRPCRIMWSQRDPALRKTGQGNIFIKNLDESIDNKALHDTFAAFGDILSCKVGTDETGKSRGFAFVHYATGEAADAAIKAVNGMLLNDKKVFVGHHVGKKERLSKVEELKAQFTNVYVKNVDPEATDAEFEELVKPFGPAVSVAISRDDAGVNKGFGFVNFENHEDARKAVDELNDREWKGRKLYAGRAQSKLERESELKKSHEEKRMENEAKSAGVNLYVKNLDAEFDSFGTITSCKVMKDDNEVSRGFGFVCFSAPEEATKAVSEMNGKMIGTKPLYVALAQRKDVRRQALESQIAQRSNMRMQYGPGGFGGMQGYMGQPVYGYPPMPGYGQPMPGMPPMRGGPMMGYPGGPQNGMQSRPRYAPGPPGAYGGPGPYGVPPQGGLPQYPVRPGGARIPAAPSANGPRAGAGGPSPVGAPQGLPRGNGAPRPQDAQPQAQAPRLDAQNLARAGPAEQKQMLGEALYPLIFETQPDLAGKITGMLLEMDNSELLHLVESPAALQDKVDEALRVLAEWGKGDAEKANGDATEVKEEVKEEKAE; encoded by the exons atgtCCTCCGACGCCACCTCCCCAGCTCCTGCTGCCGCCAAACCCGCTGCCCCCGCAGCTGGCACTCCCAACTCTGAAGCTCCTGCTGCTGCCGCTCCAGCTCAGCAACAACCTTCTGCTTCAGCCAGTCTTTACGTTGGTGAGCTTGACTCCAGCGTCACTGAGGCTATGCTTTTCGAGATCTTCAACATGATCGGCCCCGTGGCTTCTATCCGAGTCTGTCGAGACGCCGTTACTCGACGATCCCTCGGATACGCCTACGTCAACTACCTCAACGCCGCTGACGGTGAAAGGGCACTCGAGCACCTCAACTATTCCCTTATCAAGAACAGACCCTGTAGAATCATGTGGTCTCAGAGAGATCCAGCTTTGAGAAAGACCGGTCAAGgaaacatcttcattaaGAACTTGGACGAGAGCATCGACAACAAG GCTCTCCATGACACTTTCGCCGCTTTCGGTGACATCCTCTCATGTAAAGTAGGAACTGATGAGACCGGAAAGTCTCGAGGATTTGC CTTCGTCCACTACGCCACCGGTGAAGCTGCTGATGCCGCTATCAAGGCTGTCAACGGAATGCTCCTCAACGACAAGAAGGTCTTCGTCGGTCACCACGTCGGAAAGAAGGAGCGACTCTCCAAGGTCGAAGAACTTAAAGCTCAATTCACCAACGTCTACGTTAAGAACGTCGACCCCGAGGCTACCGATGCTGAGTTCGAAGAGCTTGTCAAACCATTTGGTCCTGCCGTTTCCGTCGCCATCAGCAGAGATGATGCCGGTGTCAACAAAGGTTTCGGTTTCGTCAACTTTGAGAACCATGAAGACGCTAGAAAGGCTGTTGACGAGTTGAACGACAGAGAAtggaaaggaagaaaacTTTACGCCGGTAGAGCCCAAAGTAAGCTCGAGAGGGAAAGcgagttgaagaagagcCACGAGGAGAAGAGAATGGAGAACGAGGCCAAATCCGCTGGTGTAAACCTTTACGTCAAGAACCTTGATG CCGAGTTCGACTCTTTCGGTACCATCACCTCATGCAAGGTCATGAAGGATGACAATGAGGTCTCAAGG GGTTTCGGATTCGTCTGTTTCTCTGctcctgaagaagctaCCAAGGCTGTCTCCGAAATGAACGGTAAAATGATCGGTACCAAACCCCTCTACGTCGCTCTTGCTCAACGAAAAGACGTCCGAAGACAAGCTCTTGAATCCCAAATCGCTCAACGATCCAACATGCGAATGCAATACGGTCCCGGTGGATTTGGTGGTATGCAAGGCTACATGGGTCAACCAGTATACGGTTACCCACCTATGCCTGGATACGGTCAACCCATGCCTGGTATGCCTCCTATGCGAGGTGGCCCTATGATGGGCTACCCAGGTGGCCCTCAAAATGGTATGCAATCAAGACCTAGATACGCTCCAGGCCCACCAGGTGCCTACGGTGGACCAGGACCCTACGGTGTTCCCCCTCAAGGTGGTCTCCCTCAATACCCTGTTCGACCAGGAGGCGCCAGAATCCCCGCTGCTCCTTCCGCTAACGGTCCTCGAGCCGGTGCCGGGGGTCCAAGCCCAGTCGGTGCTCCCCAAGGTCTCCCTCGAGGTAATGGTGCTCCCAGACCTCAAGACGCTCAACCTCAAGCCCAAGCTCCTCGACTCGATGCTCAAAACTTGGCTCGGGCTGGACCTGCCGAACAAAAGCAAATGTTGGGTGAAGCTTTGTACCCCTTGATCTTCGA GACTCAACCCGACCTTGCCGGTAAGATCACTGGTATGTTGCTCGAGATGGACAACTCCGAGCTTTTACACCTCGTTGAGTCACCTGCCGCTCTTCAAGACAAGGTTGACGAGGCTCTTCGAGTTCTCGCCGAATGGGGCAAAGGTGATGCTGAGAAGGCCAACGGTGACGCCACCGAGGTCAAAGAGGAAGTCAAGGAGGAGAAGGCCGAGTAG